Proteins found in one Quercus robur chromosome 2, dhQueRobu3.1, whole genome shotgun sequence genomic segment:
- the LOC126716041 gene encoding glucuronoxylan 4-O-methyltransferase 1, translated as MRPKSHPILNLKFLILGVFTAFFLLFVLRSNFSTSVQSESPISPTFIPKDSGITKDAKAANCSTCTKIPPSLAQALIHYSTSTITPQQTPKEISVSARVLEKKSPCNFLVFGLGHDSLMWSALNYGGRTIFLEEDEAWIQQIRRRFPMLESYHVTYDSKVNQANNLMEVGRGPECTALSDPRYSMCQLALKGLPSEVYETKWDLIMVDAPTGYYEEAPGRMSAIYTAGMMARNREDGETDVFVHDVNREVEDKFSKAFLCEGYMKKQVGRLRHFTIPSHRDDSDKPFCPQ; from the coding sequence ATGAGGCCTAAATCCCACCCAATCCTCAACCTTAAGTTCCTCATCCTTGGCGTCTTTACAGCTTTCTTCCTCCTCTTTGTGCTAAGATCAAATTTTTCAACTTCCGTGCAAAGTGAGTCTCCCATTTCACCAACTTTCATACCCAAAGATTCGGGTATTACCAAAGATGCAAAAGCAGCAAACTGCTCAACTTGCACCAAGATCCCACCCAGCCTAGCTCAAGCACTCATCCACTACTCAACTTCAACCATCACCCCACAACAAACACCGAAAGAAATATCAGTGTCAGCTAGAGTCTTAGAAAAGAAGTCACCATGCAACTTCTTGGTTTTTGGCTTAGGCCATGACAGCCTAATGTGGAGTGCACTCAACTATGGTGGCCGGACTATTTTCCTCGAAGAAGATGAGGCATGGATACAGCAAATCAGACGCCGGTTTCCCATGCTTGAGTCCTATCATGTCACTTATGATAGCAAGGTGAATCAGGCCAATAACCTCATGGAAGTTGGCAGGGGACCTGAGTGCACAGCACTTAGTGATCCTAGATACTCAATGTGTCAACTTGCCTTGAAGGGTTTGCCTAGTGAAGTTTATGAAACAAAATGGGATTTGATTATGGTTGATGCACCAACAGGTTATTATGAGGAGGCACCAGGAAGGATGAGTGCTATATATACAGCTGGGATGATGGCAAGGAACAGGGAAGATGGAGAAACTGACGTGTTTGTGCATGATGTGAATAGGGAAGTGGAGGATAAGTTCTCCAAGGCATTTCTATGTGAAGGGTACATGAAGAAACAAGTAGGCAGGTTAAGGCATTTCACTATTCCTAGTCACAGAGATGACTCTGACAAGCCCTTTTGCccacaataa